A genomic segment from Candidatus Poribacteria bacterium encodes:
- a CDS encoding phosphoglycerate dehydrogenase, whose amino-acid sequence MNRLKIVVPGDSPPQIQGSPHLERLEPYGDVVLYTDRPETPEEQIRRAGDADILINSRGIVKWPAEILRQLPNLKLISLCSIGTDMIGLDEARRRGITVCNQPGRTAPVVAEHGFGLMFALAKRVAFLTASMKTGGWPRMDNIYLQRKTLGIIGTGHIGAEMARLGSAIGMNVIAWTYHPSTARAEELGVQFVSLDELLQTADVVSLHVRLTEESHHLIGERELGLMKQGTLLINVARGGVIDTEALIAALNGGHLGGAAIDVYDQEPPPANHPLLDCEQVVLTPHCADMTPEGVELLNEGAVDNIIAFLEGTPQNVVV is encoded by the coding sequence GTGAACAGACTTAAAATCGTTGTTCCGGGTGATTCACCACCACAAATCCAAGGTTCGCCGCATCTGGAACGTCTCGAACCCTATGGCGATGTCGTTCTTTATACTGACCGGCCCGAAACCCCCGAAGAGCAAATTCGACGTGCCGGAGATGCAGATATCCTCATTAATTCACGCGGCATCGTCAAATGGCCCGCGGAAATTTTGCGCCAACTTCCCAATCTCAAGTTGATTTCGCTTTGCTCTATCGGCACTGATATGATTGGACTTGATGAAGCAAGAAGGCGTGGGATTACCGTTTGCAATCAACCCGGACGGACCGCCCCAGTTGTAGCAGAACACGGGTTTGGACTGATGTTCGCACTCGCCAAACGAGTCGCATTCCTGACAGCGTCTATGAAGACGGGCGGATGGCCCCGTATGGATAACATCTACCTTCAACGGAAAACCTTGGGAATTATAGGCACTGGGCATATCGGCGCAGAGATGGCACGTCTCGGAAGCGCAATCGGGATGAACGTTATCGCCTGGACATATCACCCTTCGACGGCACGCGCAGAAGAATTAGGCGTTCAGTTTGTTTCTCTGGATGAACTACTCCAGACTGCTGATGTTGTGAGTCTGCACGTCAGGCTAACAGAGGAGAGTCACCATCTCATTGGGGAACGGGAGCTCGGGCTGATGAAACAGGGCACGCTCCTAATCAACGTCGCACGTGGTGGTGTAATTGATACAGAGGCGTTGATTGCAGCTTTGAACGGTGGGCACCTCGGTGGTGCCGCTATTGATGTGTATGATCAGGAACCACCCCCTGCAAATCACCCGCTTTTGGATTGCGAACAGGTAGTTTTGACCCCTCATTGTGCGGATATGACACCTGAAGGCGTTGAACTCCTTAACGAGGGCGCGGTGGATAATATCATCGCTTTTCTGGAAGGCACACCGCAAAATGTAGTTGTCTAA